From a region of the Limnochordia bacterium genome:
- a CDS encoding rod shape-determining protein, with protein sequence MRQGTMAGHRISELILRYLVVRVCGQRRLFRPIAFISVPPKITTVEERAIAQAAYSAGAKQVHLVSEALLSGLGAGLDITQPRGHLVVNIGAGTTDVAVLSMHNEVVSESVRLGGEDFTQAIIRYLRRQRNLVVGDLTAEQVKLKVASVVPTDGQMEVKGQDYVLGLPKLERVSALELQGVLLECVEPIIATIVHVLEQTPPELSRDIWTSGMVLTGGGALLHGLAEVLEQATGVFVQVAPDPLLCVINGMQILMTAGQYSSGYAISSDHTAG encoded by the coding sequence ACAACGACGTTTATTCCGACCCATCGCTTTTATATCAGTACCTCCAAAAATCACCACCGTGGAAGAGCGCGCGATTGCACAAGCTGCCTATAGTGCAGGGGCCAAGCAGGTGCATTTAGTTTCTGAGGCACTGCTCTCAGGCCTAGGTGCTGGTCTTGACATCACCCAGCCTCGGGGTCATCTTGTTGTAAATATTGGAGCAGGTACTACCGATGTGGCCGTGCTTTCAATGCATAATGAGGTGGTTAGTGAATCGGTAAGATTGGGTGGAGAAGATTTTACCCAGGCGATCATCCGCTATCTGCGAAGACAACGGAATCTGGTCGTTGGTGATCTGACAGCGGAGCAAGTCAAATTGAAGGTTGCCTCAGTGGTCCCAACCGACGGACAAATGGAGGTCAAGGGACAAGATTATGTCTTGGGACTTCCCAAACTAGAAAGGGTATCAGCTTTGGAGTTGCAGGGGGTTCTCCTTGAGTGTGTGGAGCCGATCATTGCTACTATTGTTCATGTCTTAGAGCAAACCCCACCGGAGTTATCTCGAGATATCTGGACCTCAGGTATGGTGTTGACCGGTGGAGGCGCTCTCTTACACGGATTGGCTGAGGTTCTAGAGCAAGCGACTGGTGTCTTTGTTCAGGTGGCCCCGGATCCGTTACTATGTGTGATCAACGGAATGCAGATCCTGATGACCGCGGGACAGTATTCATCGGGGTATGCCATATCAAGCGATCACACCGCAGGATGA
- a CDS encoding BamA/TamA family outer membrane protein: MKPKCIMITMLAFLLVLTTAAVSFAQESEPIVRKITITGNKHVSTEFIEKLITNTKIGQPANRDKLTKDLDSIAQSGPIYYVSVDSKVYEDGIELIFEITENPVIDKVQILGLTQLKPEKVRQFITQKEGAVLDSRRLDNDIWLAVRKVEDEYGYIIWPQDLQLQDGVLQITYKEMVYGDIVIEGNEKTKEKVIRRELQMHPGDVIDYERLGQSLGKIMMLGFFEEVEPIFEESDDPSVVNLRIKVTERQTGLASFGAGYSKVDGLVGLIQITDGNFRGSGNKLDVKWEFGKTKSSYDLGLDFPYLGDTPASFGLNAYNRSVTRVIDGVSVDDHRLGGGISLGRRLGLFSQAFMRVKIEDIDVVSEDDALNETNKLRSLAFVAQTDSRNHPFFPSQGWMGYVSAEMAGSFMGGDLNFTTYRGSASKYLQIGQTNKHTVALRLEAGIQTGDVPTYERFYVGGTESVRGYDYGQFKGEKMAVANAEYRLKLTDSIQGIAFVDLGNAWDKEQAVSLKDLKLGYGVGVRIDTPIGVMGLGYGIGEDGGKTYFTIGQSF, from the coding sequence ATGAAACCAAAATGTATCATGATTACTATGTTGGCTTTCTTGCTTGTCCTAACTACTGCGGCAGTATCATTTGCTCAGGAGTCTGAACCTATCGTAAGAAAGATTACGATAACAGGGAATAAGCATGTTAGCACGGAGTTCATTGAAAAATTAATTACCAATACTAAGATTGGTCAGCCTGCTAACCGAGACAAACTGACCAAAGACTTAGATAGTATTGCCCAATCAGGCCCCATCTACTACGTATCAGTAGACAGCAAAGTCTATGAGGATGGCATAGAATTGATTTTCGAGATTACCGAGAATCCGGTAATCGACAAGGTTCAGATCCTTGGCCTAACCCAATTGAAACCAGAGAAGGTGCGCCAGTTTATCACTCAAAAAGAGGGTGCCGTACTGGATTCGCGCCGTCTGGATAATGATATTTGGTTGGCGGTCAGAAAAGTAGAAGATGAATATGGTTACATTATTTGGCCCCAGGACCTGCAACTACAAGATGGTGTTCTTCAGATCACCTATAAGGAAATGGTATACGGGGACATTGTTATCGAGGGAAATGAGAAAACAAAGGAAAAGGTGATTCGACGAGAATTACAGATGCACCCGGGTGATGTCATAGACTATGAGCGACTAGGGCAAAGCCTAGGGAAAATTATGATGCTCGGTTTCTTCGAAGAGGTAGAGCCGATTTTTGAGGAATCAGATGATCCTAGTGTTGTGAACCTCAGGATCAAGGTTACTGAACGCCAGACTGGATTGGCTTCTTTTGGAGCAGGATATAGCAAGGTTGATGGTTTGGTAGGGCTTATCCAGATTACGGACGGTAACTTCCGGGGTAGTGGTAATAAACTAGATGTGAAGTGGGAATTTGGTAAAACTAAAAGTTCCTATGACCTAGGTCTTGACTTTCCGTATCTAGGCGATACTCCCGCATCTTTTGGATTAAATGCATACAATCGCTCGGTAACCCGTGTCATCGATGGTGTATCAGTTGATGATCATCGCTTGGGGGGCGGAATTAGTCTTGGTCGACGTCTTGGTCTGTTTAGCCAAGCCTTTATGCGGGTAAAAATAGAGGATATTGATGTGGTCAGCGAAGACGACGCGCTAAATGAGACTAATAAGCTGCGTAGTCTGGCCTTCGTTGCCCAGACCGATTCCCGGAACCATCCTTTCTTCCCAAGTCAAGGATGGATGGGTTATGTTAGTGCGGAGATGGCCGGTTCCTTTATGGGCGGCGATCTGAATTTTACCACTTACCGAGGCAGCGCGAGCAAGTACCTGCAGATCGGACAGACCAATAAGCATACCGTTGCCCTGCGTTTGGAGGCTGGTATACAGACAGGTGATGTACCTACCTACGAGCGGTTCTATGTGGGTGGTACTGAGTCCGTAAGAGGTTATGACTATGGTCAGTTTAAAGGTGAGAAAATGGCTGTTGCCAATGCTGAGTACCGTCTAAAGCTGACAGACTCAATCCAGGGTATCGCCTTTGTGGATTTGGGGAATGCCTGGGATAAAGAACAGGCGGTTTCGTTGAAAGACCTGAAACTAGGTTATGGTGTTGGTGTACGCATTGATACCCCCATCGGAGTGATGGGTCTTGGCTATGGTATCGGTGAAGATGGTGGAAAAACGTATTTCACCATAGGTCAATCATTCTAA
- a CDS encoding OmpH family outer membrane protein → MKTRHKNYVIVTAVLALMVGLVMAAGQRGVLRATQQSTIGYVDVEYLYFAYLQPAIGQRLVDAGLDETLQTELEKFQVELDKELAELEKDQGLSETARLRLAQAIQAEYQQQLDANQRAMCAEVEEKAYGELIEAIHQVAVNEKVDLVLNGQIVLVGGVDLTQQVLNELGIGQ, encoded by the coding sequence ATGAAAACGCGACATAAGAACTATGTAATCGTTACAGCAGTTTTGGCACTAATGGTTGGTCTAGTAATGGCAGCGGGACAGCGGGGTGTCCTGCGGGCAACTCAGCAAAGCACCATAGGTTATGTAGATGTGGAGTATCTATACTTTGCCTATCTCCAGCCAGCAATTGGACAGCGATTGGTTGACGCGGGCTTAGACGAGACGCTCCAGACTGAATTGGAGAAGTTTCAGGTTGAACTAGATAAGGAATTAGCTGAGCTTGAAAAAGATCAAGGTTTATCTGAGACCGCTAGACTTCGCTTAGCCCAGGCAATTCAGGCGGAGTATCAGCAGCAACTAGATGCTAACCAGCGTGCCATGTGTGCTGAGGTTGAGGAAAAGGCCTATGGTGAACTGATCGAGGCAATTCATCAGGTGGCAGTTAACGAGAAAGTAGATTTGGTCCTTAACGGCCAGATTGTGTTAGTGGGTGGAGTTGATCTTACCCAGCAGGTCCTGAACGAGTTAGGCATTGGTCAGTAA
- the lpxD gene encoding UDP-3-O-(3-hydroxymyristoyl)glucosamine N-acyltransferase, which yields MGKGYSLGELAQLVSGTLCGDPSLHIAGIKGYQNAGPEDITFAADARMLVKVIDSRARALVIPADCEAEKPHIKVGNPRLAFAKLLHAFAPKYDRTLGTHPTAVLGPGVELGAGCSIGAHAVIEAGARLGDNVMIYPGVYIGPDVQIGDDCVIYANAVVETGCILGTRVFIHAGTVIGSDGFGYVSDQSGHVKVPQIGNVVIGDDVEIGANVTIDRATCDSTVIGRGTKIDNLVQIGHNVEVGENCLIVAMAGVSGSSVIGDGSIIAGQAGVVGHLRIGPGSRVLARGMVTNDLPPGSVVSGAPARAHQEELRIKAASRRLPELATTIRDLKRRLEEIEKTL from the coding sequence ATGGGCAAGGGGTATAGTCTAGGTGAGCTTGCTCAGCTGGTGTCTGGAACCTTATGTGGTGATCCTAGCCTACACATTGCTGGTATTAAGGGTTACCAAAATGCTGGACCGGAGGATATTACCTTTGCCGCCGATGCTAGAATGTTGGTCAAAGTTATTGACTCCCGTGCAAGGGCTTTAGTGATTCCCGCAGACTGTGAGGCGGAAAAACCACACATCAAGGTGGGTAACCCGAGGCTTGCATTTGCGAAGCTTCTTCATGCCTTTGCGCCCAAGTATGATCGAACCCTCGGGACCCATCCTACAGCGGTGTTAGGCCCAGGAGTGGAACTTGGAGCAGGATGTAGTATCGGCGCCCATGCGGTCATTGAAGCAGGGGCAAGGCTTGGGGATAACGTCATGATTTACCCCGGCGTATATATTGGCCCTGATGTGCAGATCGGTGATGATTGTGTTATTTATGCTAACGCAGTTGTTGAAACGGGGTGCATTTTGGGCACAAGGGTGTTCATTCATGCGGGAACGGTAATCGGTAGCGATGGGTTTGGTTACGTATCGGATCAGTCGGGGCATGTTAAGGTTCCTCAAATAGGTAATGTTGTTATCGGTGATGATGTGGAAATCGGAGCAAATGTGACTATTGATCGGGCTACCTGTGATAGTACAGTGATCGGGCGGGGAACGAAGATCGACAATCTAGTCCAAATAGGGCACAATGTCGAGGTTGGGGAGAACTGCTTGATTGTTGCTATGGCCGGAGTATCCGGAAGCAGTGTGATTGGGGATGGTTCGATCATTGCCGGGCAAGCCGGTGTGGTCGGGCATCTACGTATTGGTCCTGGAAGTCGTGTCTTAGCGCGAGGCATGGTTACCAATGATCTACCCCCTGGCTCGGTTGTATCAGGGGCCCCAGCCCGTGCCCATCAAGAAGAACTACGCATCAAAGCCGCTAGTCGCAGATTGCCAGAGCTGGCAACGACAATAAGAGACCTTAAGCGTCGGCTTGAAGAGATTGAGAAGACACTGTAA
- a CDS encoding YjbH domain-containing protein, translated as MLRRNSIIGVFLAFVIVIFTTVTSASGVLVNVPTADLTKDGRLTFGFRDIGKVGIAEVSWGVSPDVAAAVSIIKKGANPETFNAGVKVKLVGEAQEYPALSFGLSRESMYLVASKSLGLRAPRIHAGIGQGRVNGVFAGLSYVVNPVTISSGDKSLSVPVAMVMGEYDGRSLNAGVRLVFSPRFDLDVYLVGMEELGWGLKFNTQF; from the coding sequence TTGCTACGAAGAAATTCAATCATTGGCGTGTTCCTAGCTTTTGTGATTGTTATATTTACTACGGTAACTTCTGCAAGTGGTGTGCTAGTCAACGTACCCACCGCAGACCTAACGAAGGACGGGCGATTGACCTTCGGATTTAGGGATATTGGGAAGGTTGGGATCGCAGAGGTATCTTGGGGAGTATCCCCTGATGTGGCTGCTGCGGTGTCTATTATCAAGAAAGGAGCCAATCCCGAGACGTTCAATGCGGGCGTGAAAGTAAAGCTTGTGGGAGAAGCACAGGAATACCCCGCCTTGAGTTTTGGCCTAAGCCGGGAGAGCATGTACTTGGTTGCGAGTAAGTCCTTAGGCCTTCGAGCCCCAAGAATTCATGCAGGGATTGGGCAAGGACGTGTCAACGGTGTATTTGCAGGACTGTCCTACGTAGTTAACCCGGTTACTATCTCTTCGGGAGATAAGTCCTTATCTGTTCCGGTAGCGATGGTCATGGGGGAATATGATGGGAGAAGCTTGAATGCCGGAGTGAGGCTTGTGTTTTCCCCTCGCTTTGATCTAGACGTGTATCTAGTTGGTATGGAGGAACTAGGCTGGGGTTTGAAGTTCAACACTCAGTTCTAA
- a CDS encoding LptF/LptG family permease: protein MQRKPVRVTTLDRYVVREFLGPFFLCIAAFTLMLISQLLFEMSDLIFIKRVPVGEVAKMVFYKLPHLFVMSFPVAALYGCLASLGRLVKDNEITVVRSFGVRFTRFIIPVLVLGLLVAGLTYQTNERVVPWANQKFQTMWRQVVLKEDVPRVQQNLFFKGQDSQFFYIRRVDPNRQSFQDILIYQLPRTGFPSIISAREGRYEENVWTLIDGVSTELDRGGLVVSERKFTELEIVTAEPADLYLSGYKTSDEMSRKELAEHITRFQKSGLQVRSFVVDYHMKLSLPLSSFLFVFMAAPLSLFSARGGKAFGVVASVAMAFVYYILSAVSRSLGANEFLPELMAAWLPNCVFAACGLALLLWAERR, encoded by the coding sequence TTGCAGAGGAAGCCAGTTAGGGTTACCACACTTGATCGGTATGTTGTGAGGGAGTTTCTAGGACCCTTTTTCTTATGTATAGCCGCCTTCACATTGATGTTGATTAGTCAGTTGTTGTTTGAGATGAGTGATCTGATTTTCATCAAACGGGTCCCTGTGGGTGAAGTGGCTAAGATGGTGTTCTACAAGCTGCCCCATTTGTTTGTGATGAGCTTTCCTGTGGCAGCTTTGTATGGCTGTTTGGCTTCTTTGGGGCGACTAGTTAAGGATAATGAGATAACGGTAGTCAGAAGTTTCGGAGTACGTTTCACCCGGTTTATCATACCGGTTCTTGTTTTGGGTTTGCTGGTGGCGGGATTGACTTATCAGACTAATGAACGTGTAGTACCTTGGGCTAATCAGAAGTTTCAGACCATGTGGCGACAGGTGGTTCTGAAAGAGGATGTACCTCGGGTGCAGCAGAATCTTTTTTTCAAAGGCCAGGATAGCCAGTTTTTCTACATCCGCCGCGTCGACCCAAACAGACAATCCTTTCAGGATATACTGATCTACCAGCTTCCTCGAACGGGATTTCCTTCGATTATTAGTGCCCGCGAGGGCAGATATGAGGAAAACGTCTGGACTCTCATCGATGGGGTGAGTACCGAACTGGATCGGGGAGGACTTGTCGTAAGTGAGCGTAAGTTTACCGAATTAGAGATTGTCACCGCGGAACCTGCGGATCTTTATCTAAGTGGTTATAAGACCTCTGATGAGATGAGCAGAAAGGAACTGGCAGAACATATTACCCGGTTTCAGAAAAGTGGTTTGCAGGTTCGCTCATTTGTGGTGGATTACCATATGAAGTTGTCGCTTCCCCTCTCATCATTTCTTTTTGTGTTCATGGCGGCCCCTTTGAGTCTTTTCTCCGCCCGGGGTGGCAAGGCCTTTGGTGTTGTAGCAAGTGTGGCCATGGCCTTTGTTTACTATATCTTATCTGCAGTCAGTCGCTCCTTAGGGGCTAATGAATTCCTTCCAGAACTGATGGCAGCTTGGTTACCCAACTGTGTTTTTGCCGCTTGTGGCCTAGCGCTGCTGCTCTGGGCTGAGCGCAGGTGA
- a CDS encoding phosphatase PAP2 family protein, translating into MGKKRHDLPAGNILMRRLITPLCLLMTLCLLPVNNVATASSVLSSELTHITQLYSEPIPITERRLAVGIGTVATLLALDEPLYSATKPVQDHLFQAAREFSFLVETPSLFALTCLLYKADPITTKLATRALVFTGLNTLILKSALGMSRPNVGPSSVFVGPCFDDDYAAMPSGHTAIAFTLATVLSDRYPKYRTMLYTAASLVGVSRVVLGKHWPSNVAAGAFLGVLWAKHVLEQNQSPALSPEQQR; encoded by the coding sequence ATGGGGAAGAAGAGACATGATCTGCCAGCTGGCAACATACTCATGAGAAGGCTCATAACTCCCCTATGTCTGCTCATGACCCTATGCCTATTACCCGTAAATAATGTTGCTACCGCCAGCTCGGTTCTAAGCAGCGAGTTAACGCACATTACCCAGCTTTACTCTGAACCTATTCCAATCACAGAGCGACGATTGGCCGTTGGCATTGGTACCGTGGCAACCCTTCTCGCGCTAGATGAACCACTCTACAGTGCAACCAAACCAGTACAAGACCACCTATTCCAAGCCGCAAGGGAATTCAGTTTCCTCGTAGAAACACCAAGTCTATTTGCGCTAACTTGCTTATTGTATAAGGCGGATCCAATTACAACTAAGCTAGCGACTCGAGCACTGGTATTCACAGGCCTGAACACCCTAATTCTCAAGTCTGCTTTGGGGATGTCTCGCCCGAATGTAGGCCCTTCTTCGGTATTCGTAGGGCCATGCTTTGATGATGACTACGCAGCAATGCCCTCTGGACACACTGCCATTGCCTTTACCTTAGCCACGGTGCTATCCGATCGTTATCCAAAGTATAGGACAATGCTTTACACCGCTGCTAGTCTTGTTGGCGTCTCCCGGGTTGTTCTTGGTAAACATTGGCCAAGCAATGTTGCGGCAGGGGCTTTTCTCGGTGTCCTGTGGGCAAAGCATGTGTTAGAACAAAACCAGTCACCTGCGCTCAGCCCAGAGCAGCAGCGCTAG
- a CDS encoding sulfatase has protein sequence MQKPNIVMVITHDTGQHLGCYGASVKTPYLNQLARSGAKFENYFCTAPQCSPSRSSIITARYPHQNGMMGLAHRGWELHPGEMPLPMLLNSAGYETYLFGVQHESSDPRRLGYRQIDCSQRSAFAVTEKVVEFLNTSPREPFFLNIGFIETHRPFGGTGYDNDPPGNIDVPPYLPDTDAIRRDLSGLHGMVKAVDQAVGQIDRSLQENNLTENTIFIFTTDHGIAMPKAKGTLYDPGTKTALLVRWPNGFEGGKTYDQLLSNIDLMPTLLEAAEAWTPEGLPGRSFLSLLQGRDYQPRELIFTELTWHDRYAPTRAVRTNRFKYIRNWGHQPKVFVPGDIIRGLLHEPVIDEYYQSMRPAEELYDLKHDPHEQSNLATDAQYRRILGELNDILNEWMVSTEDPLLVGPVRKRQEDGDDLWQVEGLRDVPVV, from the coding sequence ATGCAAAAACCCAATATTGTTATGGTGATTACCCATGATACCGGACAGCATTTGGGCTGCTACGGAGCCTCAGTGAAGACCCCGTATCTGAATCAGCTAGCTAGGTCGGGCGCGAAATTTGAGAATTACTTTTGCACAGCACCCCAGTGTTCTCCTAGTCGCAGTAGCATTATCACTGCCAGATACCCCCACCAGAACGGTATGATGGGCCTTGCCCACAGGGGCTGGGAACTTCACCCGGGAGAGATGCCATTACCTATGTTGCTGAATAGCGCGGGATATGAAACCTATTTGTTCGGTGTTCAGCATGAAAGCTCTGATCCTCGCCGTCTTGGCTATAGGCAGATCGACTGCTCGCAACGAAGCGCCTTTGCAGTAACTGAAAAAGTCGTCGAGTTCCTCAATACATCCCCCCGAGAACCATTCTTTCTGAACATTGGATTCATTGAAACCCACCGTCCCTTTGGAGGAACCGGATATGATAATGATCCACCGGGGAATATCGATGTTCCTCCATATCTACCGGATACTGATGCAATTCGGCGGGACCTATCTGGTCTGCATGGAATGGTTAAGGCTGTAGATCAAGCGGTGGGGCAGATTGACCGTAGTCTACAGGAGAATAACCTGACGGAGAACACCATCTTCATCTTTACCACCGACCATGGGATCGCCATGCCAAAGGCTAAAGGAACGTTGTATGACCCAGGTACGAAGACGGCACTATTAGTGCGCTGGCCTAATGGTTTTGAGGGCGGCAAAACTTACGATCAGTTACTAAGCAACATCGACTTAATGCCTACACTGCTGGAAGCAGCTGAAGCTTGGACTCCAGAAGGTCTTCCCGGGAGAAGTTTCTTGAGTTTGTTACAGGGGCGAGACTATCAACCAAGGGAGCTCATTTTTACCGAACTGACTTGGCATGATCGTTACGCTCCCACGCGAGCAGTCCGTACCAACAGATTCAAGTATATCCGTAACTGGGGGCACCAACCAAAAGTTTTTGTTCCGGGTGACATAATCCGAGGACTTCTCCATGAACCTGTAATTGATGAGTATTACCAAAGCATGCGTCCGGCAGAAGAGCTATATGATCTGAAGCATGACCCTCATGAGCAAAGCAATCTGGCTACCGATGCACAATACAGGCGGATCCTAGGTGAACTGAATGATATATTGAATGAATGGATGGTGAGTACCGAGGATCCATTGTTGGTTGGTCCGGTACGAAAAAGACAAGAGGATGGGGATGATCTTTGGCAGGTAGAGGGTCTCCGGGATGTACCAGTTGTATGA